A portion of the Streptococcus sp. Marseille-Q6470 genome contains these proteins:
- the hpt gene encoding hypoxanthine phosphoribosyltransferase: MLEQDIKKIMISQDEITEAAKKLGAQLTKDYEGKNPILVGILKGSIPFMAELVKYIDTHLEMDFMMVSSYHGGTVSSGVINIKQDVTQDVKGRHIVFVEDIIDTGQTLKSLRDMFTAREAASVKIVTMLDKPEGRTVEIEADYTCFTIPNEFVVGYGLDYNENYRNLPYVGVLKEEVYSK; the protein is encoded by the coding sequence ATGTTAGAACAAGACATCAAGAAAATTATGATTTCGCAAGATGAAATTACAGAAGCAGCTAAGAAGTTAGGTGCTCAATTGACAAAAGATTATGAAGGTAAGAATCCGATTTTAGTTGGAATTTTAAAAGGATCTATTCCTTTTATGGCTGAATTAGTCAAATATATCGACACTCATCTTGAAATGGATTTTATGATGGTTTCTAGTTATCATGGTGGAACTGTAAGTAGTGGTGTCATCAATATCAAACAAGATGTAACTCAAGATGTTAAAGGTAGACACATTGTCTTTGTAGAAGATATTATTGATACTGGTCAAACCTTGAAAAGTTTGAGAGATATGTTTACTGCAAGAGAAGCAGCATCTGTTAAGATTGTTACTATGCTGGATAAACCAGAAGGTCGTACTGTAGAAATCGAAGCAGATTATACATGTTTTACAATTCCAAATGAATTCGTTGTAGGTTATGGCTTAGACTATAATGAAAACTATCGTAATCTTCCTTATGTAGGTGTATTGAAAGAGGAAGTTTACTCAAAATAG
- the ftsH gene encoding ATP-dependent zinc metalloprotease FtsH, which translates to MQKQNNGFIKNPFLYLLMIFLLVTGFQYFFAGRAAGHSQQIKYSELVQEITNDNVKEITYQPSGSVIEVSGVYKTAKTEKPETGIQFFTPSATKVEKFTSIILPSDTTVADLQKLASEHQTQVEVKHESSSGMWINILVSVVPFAILFFFLFSMMGNMGGNSGRNPMSFGRSKAKAANKEDIKVRFSDVAGAEEEKQELVEVVEFLKDPKRFTKLGARIPAGVLLEGPPGTGKTLLAKAVAGEAGVPFFSISGSDFVEMFVGVGASRVRSLFEDAKKAAPAIIFIDEIDAVGRQRGVGLGGGNDEREQTLNQLLIEMDGFEGNEGIIVIAATNRSDVLDPALLRPGRFDRKVLVGRPDVKGREAILKVHARNKPLAEDVDLKLVAQQTPGFVGADLENVLNEAALVAARRNKSVIDASDIDEAEDRVIAGPSKKDKTVSQKEREMVAYHEAGHTIVGLVLSNARVVHKVTIVPRGRAGGYMIALPKEDQMLLSKEDMKEQLAGLMGGRVAEEIIFNVQTTGASNDFEQATQMARAMVTEYGMSEKLGPVQYEGNHAMFGAQSPQKTISERTAYEIDEEVRALLNEARNKAAEIIQSNRETHKLIAEALLKYETLDSTQIKSLYETGKMPESVEEESRALSYDEVKSKMAEEN; encoded by the coding sequence ATGCAAAAACAAAATAATGGTTTTATAAAAAATCCATTTCTTTATTTGTTGATGATTTTCTTGTTAGTAACGGGATTTCAGTACTTTTTCGCTGGAAGAGCTGCTGGTCATAGCCAACAAATTAAATACTCAGAATTGGTGCAGGAAATCACTAATGACAATGTAAAAGAAATAACCTATCAGCCAAGTGGCAGTGTTATTGAAGTGTCGGGTGTTTATAAAACTGCTAAAACAGAAAAACCGGAAACAGGTATTCAGTTTTTCACACCTTCTGCAACAAAAGTAGAGAAATTTACAAGTATTATTCTTCCATCGGATACTACTGTAGCGGACTTACAGAAACTGGCAAGTGAACACCAAACACAAGTTGAAGTTAAGCATGAGAGCTCAAGTGGTATGTGGATTAACATCCTAGTTTCAGTAGTACCATTTGCTATTTTATTCTTCTTCTTGTTTTCTATGATGGGAAATATGGGTGGAAATAGCGGACGTAATCCAATGAGTTTTGGACGTAGTAAAGCTAAGGCTGCTAATAAAGAAGATATCAAAGTACGCTTTTCAGATGTTGCCGGTGCTGAAGAAGAAAAACAAGAACTTGTTGAAGTTGTTGAATTCTTGAAAGACCCAAAACGCTTTACAAAATTAGGCGCTCGTATCCCAGCTGGTGTTCTCTTAGAAGGACCTCCAGGAACTGGTAAAACATTGCTTGCTAAAGCAGTTGCGGGAGAAGCTGGCGTGCCATTCTTTAGTATTTCAGGTTCTGACTTTGTAGAAATGTTCGTCGGTGTCGGTGCAAGCCGTGTCCGTTCTCTATTTGAGGACGCTAAAAAAGCAGCACCAGCCATTATCTTTATTGATGAAATCGATGCTGTTGGTCGCCAACGTGGTGTCGGTTTAGGCGGAGGTAATGACGAGCGTGAACAAACCTTGAACCAACTCTTGATTGAAATGGATGGTTTTGAAGGAAACGAAGGAATTATCGTTATTGCGGCAACAAACCGTTCAGACGTTCTAGATCCAGCCCTTCTTCGTCCAGGTCGTTTTGATAGAAAAGTATTGGTTGGACGTCCTGATGTTAAAGGACGCGAAGCAATTCTAAAAGTCCACGCTAGAAATAAACCTTTGGCAGAAGATGTTGATTTGAAATTGGTTGCTCAACAAACTCCAGGTTTTGTTGGAGCTGATTTGGAAAATGTATTGAACGAGGCAGCCTTAGTTGCAGCTCGTCGCAATAAGTCAGTCATTGATGCTTCTGATATTGATGAGGCAGAAGATCGCGTTATTGCAGGACCTTCTAAGAAAGATAAGACTGTTTCTCAAAAAGAACGTGAAATGGTTGCTTACCATGAGGCAGGACACACAATTGTCGGTTTGGTCTTGTCCAATGCACGTGTCGTTCATAAGGTAACAATTGTTCCTCGTGGTCGTGCTGGTGGTTACATGATTGCTCTTCCAAAAGAAGATCAAATGTTACTATCTAAAGAAGACATGAAAGAGCAATTAGCAGGTTTGATGGGTGGACGCGTTGCTGAAGAGATTATCTTCAATGTCCAAACAACAGGTGCATCGAACGACTTTGAGCAAGCTACACAGATGGCGCGTGCTATGGTTACTGAGTATGGAATGAGTGAAAAACTTGGACCAGTACAGTATGAAGGTAATCATGCTATGTTTGGTGCTCAATCCCCACAAAAAACAATTTCAGAGCGTACTGCTTACGAAATTGACGAAGAAGTTCGAGCTTTATTGAATGAAGCACGTAATAAAGCGGCTGAGATCATTCAATCAAACCGTGAAACGCATAAATTGATTGCAGAAGCCTTGTTGAAATATGAAACATTGGATAGTACACAAATTAAATCTCTTTACGAAACAGGAAAAATGCCTGAATCAGTAGAAGAGGAATCACGTGCCCTATCATATGATGAAGTCAAATCAAAAATGGCTGAAGAAAACTAA
- the comW gene encoding sigma(X)-activator ComW: MLQKYYNRSLVFLKQVEEEYSFFLQSNDEWELLHLKFLLYYLIRFRIKSENDFILCHFRAAYRLYLNYLLGQNLNYSF, translated from the coding sequence ATGCTTCAAAAATACTACAATCGTTCTTTAGTTTTTCTAAAACAAGTCGAAGAAGAATATTCATTTTTTCTACAAAGTAATGATGAATGGGAATTACTTCATCTAAAATTTTTATTATATTACTTAATTCGTTTTAGGATAAAGAGTGAGAATGATTTTATTCTCTGTCACTTTAGAGCTGCATATCGTCTTTATCTCAATTATTTGCTTGGTCAGAATTTGAATTATTCATTTTAA
- a CDS encoding adenylosuccinate synthase: MTSVVVVGTQWGDEGKGKITDFLSANAEVIARYQGGDNAGHTIVIDGKKFKLHLIPSGIFFPEKISVIGNGMVVNPKSLVKELSYLHEEGVTTDNLRISDRAHVILPYHIELDRLQEEAKGDNKIGTTIKGIGPAYMDKAARVGIRIADLLDKEIFRERLERNLAEKNRQFVKLYDSEPISIDDIFEEYYEYGQQIKQYVTDTSVILNDALDNGKRVLFEGAQGVMLDIDQGTYPFVTSSNPVAGGVTIGSGVGPSKIDKVVGVCKAYTSRVGDGPFPTELFDEVGDRIREVGHEYGTTTGRPRRVGWFDSVVMRHSRRVSGITNLSLNSIDVLSGLDTVKICVAYDLDGQRIDYYPASLEQLKRCKPIYEELPGWHEDITGVRTLEDLPENARNYVRRVSELVGVRISTFSVGPGREQTNILESVWS; this comes from the coding sequence ATGACTTCAGTTGTTGTTGTAGGTACCCAATGGGGTGATGAAGGTAAAGGAAAAATTACTGATTTTCTTTCAGCTAATGCGGAAGTGATTGCTCGTTACCAAGGTGGTGACAATGCGGGCCACACTATTGTTATTGATGGGAAAAAGTTCAAATTGCATTTAATTCCATCTGGAATTTTCTTCCCTGAAAAGATTTCCGTAATTGGTAATGGAATGGTAGTTAATCCGAAATCTCTTGTAAAAGAATTATCCTATCTTCACGAGGAAGGCGTTACAACAGATAATCTACGTATTTCTGATCGTGCACATGTTATTTTGCCTTACCACATCGAGTTAGATCGCTTGCAAGAAGAAGCTAAGGGCGATAATAAGATTGGGACTACAATTAAAGGGATTGGCCCTGCTTATATGGATAAGGCGGCTCGTGTCGGTATCCGTATTGCAGACCTTTTAGATAAAGAGATTTTCCGTGAGCGTTTAGAACGTAATCTTGCTGAAAAGAATCGTCAATTTGTAAAATTGTATGATAGCGAACCTATTTCAATTGATGATATTTTTGAAGAATACTATGAGTATGGTCAACAAATCAAGCAATATGTAACAGATACTTCTGTTATCTTGAATGATGCACTTGATAATGGCAAACGTGTTCTCTTTGAAGGTGCACAAGGGGTCATGTTAGATATTGACCAAGGAACTTATCCGTTTGTTACTTCATCAAACCCTGTGGCTGGTGGTGTGACAATTGGTTCTGGAGTAGGTCCAAGCAAGATTGACAAGGTTGTAGGTGTATGTAAAGCTTACACAAGTCGTGTTGGTGATGGCCCTTTCCCAACTGAGCTATTTGATGAAGTTGGTGATCGTATTCGTGAAGTGGGCCATGAGTATGGAACAACCACTGGTCGTCCGCGTCGTGTAGGTTGGTTTGACTCAGTTGTTATGCGCCATAGCCGCCGTGTTTCTGGTATTACAAATCTCTCTTTGAACTCTATCGATGTTTTGAGTGGCTTGGATACAGTAAAAATCTGTGTAGCTTATGATCTTGATGGTCAACGTATTGATTACTACCCAGCTAGTCTCGAACAATTGAAACGTTGCAAGCCAATCTATGAAGAATTGCCAGGTTGGCATGAAGATATTACTGGAGTACGTACTTTGGAAGATCTTCCTGAGAATGCACGTAACTATGTACGTCGTGTTAGCGAATTGGTGGGTGTGCGTATTTCAACATTCTCAGTAGGTCCTGGTCGTGAACAGACAAATATTTTAGAAAGTGTTTGGTCATAG
- the tadA gene encoding tRNA adenosine(34) deaminase TadA: MNYTLEEKEVFMREALKEAKIALEHDEIPIGCVIVKDGEIIGRGHNAREELQRAVMHAEIMAIEDANLSEESWRLLDCTLFVTIEPCVMCSGAIGLARIPNVVYGAKNQKFGAAGSLYDILTDERLNHRVDVETGVLENECAEIMQDFFRNRRKK; this comes from the coding sequence ATGAATTACACGCTTGAAGAAAAAGAAGTTTTTATGAGAGAGGCCTTAAAGGAGGCGAAGATTGCTTTAGAGCACGATGAAATCCCAATTGGTTGTGTAATTGTAAAGGATGGAGAAATCATTGGTCGGGGGCACAATGCACGTGAGGAGTTGCAACGTGCGGTCATGCATGCAGAAATTATGGCTATAGAGGATGCTAATCTGAGCGAAGAGAGTTGGCGCTTGCTTGATTGTACGCTTTTTGTGACCATTGAGCCTTGTGTTATGTGTAGTGGAGCAATTGGTCTCGCACGGATTCCAAACGTGGTCTACGGGGCTAAAAACCAGAAATTTGGCGCCGCTGGGAGCTTGTACGATATTTTGACAGATGAGAGGCTCAATCACCGTGTGGACGTTGAAACAGGTGTTTTAGAGAATGAGTGCGCAGAGATTATGCAAGACTTTTTCCGAAATCGACGTAAAAAATAA
- a CDS encoding dUTP diphosphatase, whose translation MKIRGFELVSSFTDETLLPKRETAHAAGYDLKVAVRTVIAPGEIVLVPTGVKAYMQPTEVLYLYDRSSNPRKKGLVLINSVGVIDGDYYGNPGNEGHIFAQMKNITDQEVVLEVGERIVQAVFAPFLIADGDEADGVRTGGFGSTGK comes from the coding sequence ATGAAAATTCGTGGTTTTGAATTAGTTTCTAGTTTTACAGATGAAACTTTGTTACCTAAACGTGAGACAGCGCATGCAGCTGGCTACGACTTAAAGGTTGCGGTGCGTACGGTGATTGCTCCAGGAGAGATTGTTCTTGTCCCAACTGGTGTCAAGGCCTATATGCAGCCGACTGAAGTGCTCTATCTTTATGACCGTTCCTCTAACCCTCGCAAAAAAGGCCTAGTTTTAATCAACTCTGTGGGGGTTATTGATGGAGACTACTATGGCAATCCAGGAAATGAAGGCCATATCTTTGCTCAGATGAAAAACATTACCGACCAGGAAGTCGTCCTTGAAGTTGGCGAACGTATAGTTCAGGCTGTCTTTGCACCATTTTTAATCGCAGATGGAGATGAGGCAGACGGAGTTCGTACTGGTGGGTTTGGATCAACAGGGAAATAG
- a CDS encoding isochorismatase family protein yields the protein MADYLLVVDMQSDYVAVGKAYHEELTAAVNDKIATYPSDRVIYILNRFFWERKDRKKKFATGLLVVSSRIFEKRRASCFTNPDLKDFLEGNGAKSIEFIGVDGNGCVKASILAAVKENYQVSVDLSAVGVANQKKFSKTLKQWQDCGIKIG from the coding sequence ATGGCAGACTATTTATTAGTTGTAGACATGCAGTCAGATTATGTTGCTGTAGGAAAAGCATATCATGAAGAACTGACTGCAGCTGTAAATGACAAAATTGCTACCTATCCTAGCGACCGAGTTATCTATATTCTCAATCGTTTTTTCTGGGAGAGAAAAGATAGAAAGAAGAAATTTGCGACCGGCTTGCTGGTTGTATCTTCTCGTATTTTTGAGAAGCGTCGGGCTTCTTGCTTTACTAATCCAGATTTAAAAGATTTTTTAGAGGGAAACGGTGCTAAAAGCATAGAGTTTATAGGGGTAGATGGCAATGGATGTGTCAAGGCTTCCATTTTGGCAGCTGTTAAGGAGAATTATCAGGTTTCTGTCGATTTGTCTGCTGTCGGAGTTGCCAACCAGAAGAAATTCTCTAAAACACTGAAGCAGTGGCAAGATTGCGGAATCAAGATTGGATAG
- a CDS encoding histidine phosphatase family protein yields MKIIFVRHGEPDYSMLDKLENPQLYSGFGRDLAPLTGKGRSLAKEVAKTACFGKAEIIISSSVTRALETAHYIAVETGLDLFVEPFFHEWRPDLDGTNSDLTSVLVAHEYYLKHQGGLSEDSPYRYETDLEMRHRFLRALEKYKNYKTIIIVTHGMLMRQFVPDEKIDFCQVIECEIEI; encoded by the coding sequence ATGAAGATTATCTTTGTCCGTCATGGGGAGCCAGATTATAGTATGCTTGATAAACTTGAAAATCCGCAACTCTATAGTGGTTTTGGTCGTGATTTAGCACCATTGACAGGAAAAGGTCGCAGTCTGGCAAAAGAAGTTGCTAAAACTGCATGTTTTGGAAAGGCAGAGATTATTATTTCATCGTCTGTGACGAGGGCTTTAGAAACAGCACATTATATAGCAGTTGAAACAGGATTGGACTTATTTGTAGAGCCGTTTTTTCATGAGTGGCGTCCAGACTTAGATGGCACTAACTCTGATTTAACTAGTGTATTGGTAGCTCATGAATATTATCTAAAACATCAAGGAGGTTTATCTGAAGATTCTCCTTATCGCTATGAAACTGATCTAGAGATGCGTCATCGTTTTTTAAGAGCTTTGGAAAAATATAAAAATTATAAAACTATTATCATTGTAACTCACGGAATGCTCATGCGCCAATTTGTACCAGACGAGAAGATTGATTTTTGCCAAGTGATTGAGTGTGAGATAGAGATATAG
- the radA gene encoding DNA repair protein RadA: MIAKKKATFVCQNCEYNSPKYLGRCPNCGAWSSFVEEVEVAEVKNARVSLTGEKTKPMKLAEVTSINVNRTKTEMEEFNRVLGGGVVPGSLVLIGGDPGIGKSTLLLQVSTQLSQVGTVLYVSGEESAQQIKLRAERLGDIDSEFYLYAETNMQSVRAEVERIQPDFLIIDSIQTIMSPEISGVQGSVSQVREVTAELMQLAKTNNIAIFIVGHVTKEGTLAGPRMLEHMVDTVLYFEGERHHTFRILRAVKNRFGSTNEIGIFEMQSGGLVEVLNPSEVFLEERLDGATGSSIVVTMEGTRPILAEVQALVTPTMFGNAKRTTTGLDFNRASLIMAVLEKRAGLLLQNQDAYLKSAGGVKLDEPAIDLAVAVAIASSYKDKPTNPQECFVGELGLTGEIRRVNRIEKRINEAAKLGFTKIYVPKNSLTGIKPPKEIQVIGVTTIQEVLKKVFS; encoded by the coding sequence ATTATAGCTAAGAAAAAAGCGACATTTGTGTGTCAAAATTGTGAATATAATTCACCAAAGTATTTAGGACGCTGTCCAAACTGTGGAGCTTGGTCTTCTTTTGTGGAGGAAGTTGAGGTTGCAGAGGTCAAGAATGCGCGTGTGTCCTTGACAGGTGAGAAAACTAAGCCTATGAAATTGGCTGAAGTAACTTCTATTAATGTCAATCGAACCAAGACTGAGATGGAGGAATTCAACCGTGTACTCGGTGGGGGTGTGGTACCAGGGAGTCTCGTCCTAATTGGTGGAGATCCAGGTATTGGAAAATCAACCCTTCTCTTACAAGTATCAACCCAGTTGTCTCAAGTAGGAACAGTTCTCTATGTCAGTGGGGAGGAGTCTGCTCAACAGATCAAACTCCGTGCAGAGCGCTTGGGGGATATTGATAGTGAGTTTTATCTCTATGCTGAGACCAATATGCAGAGCGTGCGGGCAGAAGTAGAGAGAATTCAGCCAGATTTTCTCATCATCGACTCCATCCAAACCATTATGTCTCCTGAGATTTCTGGAGTTCAAGGATCGGTTTCTCAAGTACGGGAAGTAACTGCAGAGCTCATGCAGCTGGCTAAGACTAATAATATCGCTATTTTTATCGTCGGCCATGTAACCAAGGAAGGAACCTTGGCTGGTCCGCGTATGTTGGAGCATATGGTGGATACCGTGCTTTACTTTGAAGGGGAGCGTCATCATACCTTCCGTATCTTGAGAGCTGTCAAAAACCGTTTTGGCTCAACCAATGAGATTGGAATCTTTGAGATGCAGTCAGGTGGCTTGGTTGAGGTTCTCAATCCAAGTGAGGTATTTCTGGAAGAACGTTTGGATGGAGCAACTGGTTCGTCAATCGTTGTGACCATGGAAGGGACACGTCCAATTCTTGCTGAAGTGCAGGCCTTGGTGACGCCGACCATGTTTGGGAATGCTAAGCGTACGACGACAGGCCTTGACTTCAATCGTGCTAGCTTGATTATGGCTGTTTTGGAGAAGCGGGCCGGTCTCTTGCTTCAAAATCAGGATGCCTATCTTAAATCAGCTGGCGGTGTCAAATTAGATGAACCTGCTATTGACCTGGCTGTTGCAGTTGCTATTGCTTCAAGTTACAAGGACAAACCAACTAATCCTCAAGAATGTTTTGTGGGAGAATTGGGCTTAACGGGAGAAATCCGACGGGTCAATCGTATCGAGAAACGCATCAATGAAGCTGCCAAACTTGGATTTACAAAAATTTATGTACCCAAAAATTCTTTGACAGGTATTAAGCCACCTAAGGAAATTCAGGTGATTGGGGTGACGACTATTCAGGAAGTCTTGAAAAAAGTATTCTCCTAA
- a CDS encoding TIGR00266 family protein has translation MKFSMDSQMQFPLVELSLNQGETVFIQRGSMVYHTPNVSLNTQLNASGSGLGRFVKAVGRSMVSGESTFITQAVAESDNGNLALAPDTPGQVIALELGEKQYRLNDGAFLALDGTAFYTMERQSIGKALFGGQGGLFVMTTQGQGTLLANAFGSIKKIELQNQEITIDNAHVVAWSQSLDYNIHLENGFWQSIGTGEGVVNTFRGTGEVYVQSLNLQSFAGSLNKYIQKGS, from the coding sequence ATGAAATTTTCTATGGATAGTCAAATGCAATTTCCTTTGGTGGAGTTGTCACTCAATCAAGGAGAAACAGTCTTTATTCAGCGTGGTAGCATGGTCTACCACACACCCAATGTAAGCCTCAATACTCAGCTCAATGCTAGCGGTTCTGGTTTAGGACGTTTTGTCAAAGCCGTGGGACGATCCATGGTTTCTGGCGAAAGCACCTTCATTACTCAAGCTGTTGCAGAGTCTGACAACGGCAACCTTGCTCTAGCACCAGATACTCCTGGCCAAGTGATTGCTCTTGAGCTAGGGGAAAAGCAGTACAGATTGAATGATGGGGCCTTTCTAGCTCTTGATGGTACGGCTTTCTATACAATGGAACGTCAATCTATTGGAAAAGCTCTGTTCGGAGGGCAAGGCGGGCTTTTTGTGATGACTACCCAAGGTCAGGGAACTCTTTTGGCTAATGCTTTTGGTTCTATTAAGAAAATTGAGCTTCAAAACCAAGAAATAACGATTGACAATGCCCATGTGGTGGCTTGGAGCCAGTCTTTGGACTATAATATCCACTTAGAAAATGGCTTCTGGCAGTCTATCGGTACAGGCGAAGGAGTGGTTAACACCTTCCGAGGTACTGGTGAAGTCTATGTACAAAGTCTCAATCTTCAGAGCTTTGCAGGCTCCCTCAACAAATATATTCAAAAAGGTTCATAA
- a CDS encoding carbonic anhydrase, translating to MSYFENFLKANQAYVELHGDLHLSIKPKTKVAIVTCMDSRLHVAPALGLALGDAHILRNAGGRVTDDMIRSLVISQQQMGTREIVVLHHTDCGAQTFKNEDFQEHLKCELGVDVSGQDFLPFQDIDESVREDMKLLRECPLIPDDVIISGAVYDVDTGSMREIY from the coding sequence ATGTCCTATTTTGAAAATTTTTTAAAAGCCAATCAAGCTTATGTAGAACTACATGGAGATTTGCACTTATCCATTAAACCCAAGACCAAGGTTGCAATCGTAACTTGTATGGACTCGCGTTTACACGTTGCACCAGCTCTAGGGTTAGCCCTTGGAGATGCCCATATTTTACGGAATGCGGGTGGTCGAGTAACAGATGATATGATTCGCTCGCTTGTGATTTCCCAGCAACAAATGGGAACAAGAGAAATTGTGGTGCTCCATCATACAGACTGTGGCGCTCAAACCTTCAAGAACGAGGATTTCCAAGAACATTTGAAATGTGAATTGGGAGTTGATGTATCTGGGCAGGATTTTTTACCGTTTCAAGACATCGATGAGAGTGTCCGAGAGGATATGAAGTTGTTGCGAGAATGTCCATTAATTCCAGATGATGTCATAATTTCAGGAGCTGTTTATGATGTAGATACAGGTAGTATGAGAGAGATATACTAA
- a CDS encoding ribose-phosphate diphosphokinase: MSFSDLKLFALSSNRELAERVAQEIGIELGKSTVRQFSDGEIQVNIEESIRGKHVFILQSTSSPVNDNLLEILIMVDALKRASAESVNVVMPYYGYARQDRKARAREPITAKLVANMLEVAGVDRLLTIDLHAAQIQGFFDIPVDHLMGAPLIADYFERRGMVGSDYVVVSPDHGGVTRARKLAEFLKTPIAIIDKRRSVDKMNTSEVMNIIGKVEGKTCILIDDMIDTAGTICHAADALAEAGAVEVYASCTHPVLSGPALENIQKSAIKKLVVLDTIYLPEERLIDKIEQISIAHLLGDAIVRIHEKRPLSPLFSIEKKI, from the coding sequence ATGTCTTTTTCTGATTTAAAGCTGTTTGCCCTTTCTTCAAATAGAGAATTGGCAGAGCGTGTGGCGCAAGAAATTGGGATAGAATTGGGAAAATCGACTGTTCGTCAATTTTCAGATGGAGAAATTCAAGTTAACATCGAAGAATCTATCCGTGGGAAACATGTCTTTATCTTACAATCAACTAGCTCACCTGTAAATGACAATCTACTAGAGATTTTGATTATGGTTGATGCTTTGAAACGTGCTAGTGCAGAATCTGTCAACGTTGTGATGCCTTACTATGGTTATGCACGTCAGGATAGAAAAGCTAGAGCGCGTGAACCAATCACTGCAAAACTCGTTGCAAATATGCTTGAAGTAGCTGGAGTAGATCGTTTGTTGACAATTGACTTGCACGCTGCACAGATTCAGGGATTCTTTGATATTCCTGTTGATCACTTGATGGGTGCTCCTCTGATTGCAGATTACTTTGAGCGTCGTGGCATGGTTGGATCTGACTATGTGGTAGTAAGTCCGGACCACGGTGGTGTGACGCGTGCTCGTAAGCTAGCTGAATTTTTGAAAACACCGATTGCTATCATTGATAAACGTCGAAGTGTAGACAAGATGAATACTAGTGAAGTGATGAATATCATTGGTAAAGTAGAGGGCAAAACTTGTATCTTGATTGATGATATGATTGATACAGCTGGAACTATCTGTCATGCTGCCGATGCTTTGGCTGAAGCTGGAGCTGTGGAAGTTTATGCTAGCTGTACTCACCCAGTATTATCAGGACCAGCTTTGGAGAACATCCAAAAATCTGCTATCAAAAAGTTGGTGGTTTTAGATACTATTTACCTTCCGGAAGAACGTTTGATTGATAAGATTGAACAGATTTCTATTGCTCACCTCCTTGGTGATGCTATTGTACGTATCCACGAAAAACGCCCACTTTCTCCATTATTTAGTATCGAGAAAAAAATCTAA
- a CDS encoding CoA-binding protein, with protein MTQEFINPSDGVVRQYLATSKTLAVVGLSDREETTSNRVTKEMQARGYKIIPVNPKAAGGQILGEKAYASLAEIPFPVDIVNVYRRSEFLPDVARDFLKADAKIFWAQLGLESLEAEEILRAGGCDDIVMNRCIKREHTRLILEQ; from the coding sequence ATGACTCAAGAATTTATCAATCCAAGTGATGGTGTGGTCCGTCAGTATCTAGCAACTAGTAAAACCTTAGCCGTAGTGGGCTTGTCTGACCGCGAGGAAACAACTAGTAATCGAGTGACCAAGGAAATGCAGGCTCGTGGTTATAAAATTATTCCAGTTAATCCCAAGGCTGCAGGTGGTCAAATCTTAGGAGAAAAGGCTTATGCTAGTCTAGCTGAAATTCCTTTCCCTGTAGATATCGTCAATGTATATCGTCGCAGTGAATTTTTACCTGATGTAGCACGAGACTTTCTCAAGGCGGATGCCAAGATTTTCTGGGCACAACTAGGACTTGAAAGTTTGGAAGCAGAAGAAATCTTGCGTGCTGGAGGATGCGATGACATCGTGATGAACCGTTGTATTAAGAGAGAACATACACGTTTAATTCTTGAACAGTAA